The DNA sequence GTCTGAGGACTAATTCCAGCTTGGTCAAGCGGGAGGCATGCAGAACAGACAGCAGAATACCTGATTTTAATTTCAGGCTAACATTTATAGGTAGCTTTTGCCTCCATTTCCATTATTCCCTTCCAGAACTGGTTCTTCAGCCACCCATGATGAAAACTTGTTCCTCCTAGGACTTCTTGAACCACCTTGATGAGTGAAGCTCACCTGTCAGAGCTGCCTAGATGTTGTAGATGAGAAAAGTTCTCACTGATGTTTTCggagagaaaaggcagcagagagggatgttttttctctccagagcaCGGGCACAAAGGCAGGAGGCATGGGAGCCTTTTTTCTCGAGACCAGATAAAGCCGGCCCCTCAAGCGTAGCTGCAGTGATGCACAGCAAACGCCGAGCATCCTCGAGGTGCCACCCTGGCACAAGCCGGGCTTGACTTACCGGCTCTCTTTGGGACCCCCCGTACCGAGGGCTCTGGGGAGGTGTGCTGCGAGGTAGCGCTACGTGGCTGCACTAAGGAAAGTCTTATCGGGGAGGGCAGACACGCACGGAGAAGCTGGAGAAGCTCAAAGCAGAGGAGTGCAATTCACTGGGGCTCCAGCAGCGCACGGCAGAGGGGCCGTTACCAAGACTTTGTGGCACTTAATCGTCACTATGTTTTGAGTATCTCGGCTGGGCATGTAAGACCAGTTCTAACGGCAtccaaaagaaagaacatgttCTCATTTGTATGGTGTATGGCATTACAGGGGAATAACCCATTACACAGAAAGACTTTGAACATTAATTACAGCATCTTTTATAACTTTATAATTTAACTGCCAACCCTTTCCCTTGAAATTAATCACGGATGTACATCATATAATCAAacaagcttttttaaaaagtacatctTAATATAAATAGTTTATTCAGTGCATGGTTGTGTATACAACAAATAATAAACAACTCGTTTGTACTAGGCAGAAAGCTGCCTGTACAGAACTATGTCAGTTTTGGAGCACAGAATCCAACAATGATTAATGCACAAAATCTTACACATCATGCAACTCTATGCCAATATTCCAACTTTCTCCCATGCAACAGACATGATGACCTAAATGGAAACCTaactacattttttaaacaattgttTCCAATAGCATGTATAAGTATATGTTGTTTAGGGGTAACCTGTCCTAACGCTTCCTCCTACACAATATTCACGTGCCCGTTACAGTGAAAGAAGGACTTTTACAAATAAGACGtttcttataaaaaaattaagtcaccTTAATTCCACAGTTTCTGTCTTTAGAAAAGAAGCCACAACAATAGTTTAACATGACACACAAAATGGAATTAAGAGAAATCTACACTGGAGGATAATTTTATCCCTTTCTGTTAACTTCCACTTGGGATAACAAAACAACTCGATTCCTACAGACTGGGGTTAGCACAAGAACTTTACCAGAAACTACAAATctataaaaatttatatttcattgtGTTTAAAACCACAAGAACACTGTTTGCTTGAGCCTGAGACACCAACTCTCAGTTCCAACcctgaatttttaattatttttttaaagacatagcTTTAAAGACCCATTGGAGTTCAGAAATCAAAAAGTTGCACTATTCCAAattaaaggacatttttttatCAAGCCTTAGATATAAAACGGTAAGCCAAGGAAACAACAGAGTTTAcatatttgttttttgtttgcccCTATAAAACATACAAGCattaaaatttcctttgaagAGCAAAAGTGGTCTTTTTCTGAGTTGGAAAGCAAATTCTTATCAGCAGTGAATgctgtgaaatgtttttgtttcgTATTCCACAAAGcataggagagagagagaaagagagagagaagaagagagagagagaaagagctggACATTTCTTCTCCGAGATTTATTCCGCAGTTATGTTTGCTGGCTATCCAAGTGCCTTGTGATATGCACAAGCATATTCTACATTATTGGGGTATATCCTTTGACAACCAGTAGATCTAATGGCTGATAAACGAGTGACCTATGCAAGTTCGGTGGCTTGTCCTGGGCAATTGAACGTTTGGATGAAAGACTGCTAGTAAGAATTCAACTGCATCCAGAGGTAAGGTTCTGTTTAGAGAGCACTTGGCTTGCCTGAACCTGGCTACGTTGACTCGTTTTGGCTCATGGATTTACCCCCATTTAGCACTCCTGAAACACTTCTGCTCTTTGTTGGGGTCCCACTTCCAGATCTTGAGAACTCTGTGAGATCGTGGAGAGAAGGCTCTTTATACATGGCCACTGCAAAGCAAAAGAGAGGCAGCACGTCAGCACACATTACGAGCTACTCAGTCTGTTGGTGCAAAGTCCGGCTGTGAAACGTTGGGATTTGTCATTCAGCTATATGCAATGTAAGGAGTGAATGAAAGAAACGTAGGAAGGAGACCTCTTCCATTCCCAACACTCCCCAAGAACCTCTGGTGTCTGTTTCAAGGGAATGACATTTTAGAGAAGGGAAAAACCAcagctccctgcctctcccagtTAAATCACCCACCTGCCCACTGCATTTACAAAACTCTGAAGGATAGACCTAAGCTGATGTAAATCAACATTTCCTTATTAATGGTGAAGTGGCACTGTCAACAGCTGTGATTGACCTGTTACTAGTATACATAGCCTAAGCAGATAGGTGCAAAAATGgattttcagtcttctgtttgctttgttttcacacACATTAGAAGTGAGGATCAACCTCAACATCAGTTGCATAAGAGCTAGTCCTAAATGTAGACTGCCACACTAGTCTGGCATCCACCCAGGGCCATGCACCTTTGAAATATCCTCTCTGATTTCAAAATGACACTGCCTTAAAAGGCTACCTAAGAGCATAACCCAGAAGTAGAAGGCTTCATTCCTCTTAAGGAAGGAGCATATGGAAGCTAGttcttctggagaaaaggagcaCCTCCATACATCAGCTGAGATCTCCCTCCCTCCATTGACCAAAGAGGGAGCCAAGTCTGACCACAGTCCTGATTCAGATCCTTCAGTTAACTGGGATGACTGTACATCCTGGCTCTTAATACACAGCGGTATATATATGCCACATGCATTATTACCTTTAATGTCATACGCTGATGCCACATTAATTGTGGTTCAATAAGCACATTACAGCTTTATCTCAGGCAAAAATAGACAAACAAACATCCTGTAACATAAATCACAGACTGACAAGCTATACAGCAAGTCACTGACGGCCTGTCAGCAGATGTTTGAGCCATTCCAGGTAGAGCCTTCATTATCTGTAATGGAGACAGTGTGGACTTTGGGCACAAACAAACTAATACACGTATTTGGTTAGATCAGAGAAATGCAGAGCTAACGTAGAGAAACCTAAAGAAATGCAGCTCTGGTTACATTAACAGTGTGTTACAGAACATTATACTCCTGTTATATAAGTAGCTGAACCCTTCAAATATGTATGCACAGCAATTAAACATCTCTAACATAAGATAATGTCAGTTCAGATAGATGGAGCAAACCCAAGCAATTACCTTTTAATGGTTTTGGAAGAAAGTGTGCtgcaggtttatttttcttcacgtggtttcctttcattatttctccttctttgtTAAGACCCAAATACCAACCCCGGCCAGACTGTTGCTGTCTGTAGATCATTGAAGAATACGTCACGTAGTAGTTTTCAAATACTGATTCTTTGAACTTGCATTCAGGTGTAAAATGTTCCTGTAAGAAAGCAACAGATCAATATGTGCAGTGCTGAATCTCATATCAGTTAATGAAAAAGCATCCAATATTCATTGCTTTCCTGATGGTTAGAAGACATACCTCTCACCCTCCGCTATCCAATTATGAAACACAGGCCCTAAAGTATTAACAAAAGAGTAACACAATTTGAAACCCGTGAAATGACGCTGTGAGCAGCTCAAAGTAGcataataaaatctttttgaatGAGTAAAAAGTCTAAGTGAAGAATTATTGATTGATGCAACTAATGGATATTaggcagacacagccctgatGTCAACCCCAGGGGACCAGCTGTGGTCCAGCCCCACAGGCGAGAAGCAAGGCCACGTAATGCCTTTGCACATTAACTGCTGGCCTTAACTGCCTTTGAGGAAAGTGCAATAAAAATTCGAAGCCAAGATGCCATGAGTAAATGGTCGCTTCTTACTAACGCAGCAATATTAAGCTAGCTTGTAGCAGCTGCCTCTTTGGTCTCATCTATGCTCTTTCCCTGCCCAGCATATCATCCAGTGAAACCAGTTGTCAGAGACCCACTGCAGACATTGGTCTCTGCTCTGGGACTGGCAAGAGTTAAACAGTGCCACAGCTGAAAGCCCGTAGGATCAAGCTTTAGTCTTCATGTTGAATTGCACTGCTTCTTTTGTGGAGATGGTATTGGGCTAACAGTTAAAATGAAGAGCAATAATTcagaagaaagactttttcttcctgccagTGGTGTGACTGGCTTCCACTGTGCAACCGTCTTGACTCAATCAATACCTTTTGGCACTATTGCCCAGATTCAAAAAAGGATACAGACATGAAACATGGGTCTTAGAGGGATCTAAGACCAAAATGCCAGTCCTGCCAGCACTACTCAGCTGCTTCCTAATGCCTCTGGGTGCTTCAggttttttaacattaaaagtTCTGGCAATGTCTCACCTATGGAACCCTAAGAGTCTATAAAATATGAAAGAGGAAGGGCTTGGTCTGGTGATGCAAATCTTAATATCACAATCCTGCCTGGCATCGCACCGCACAGCAGCCTCTTgtttgctgctccttccttgtgAAGGCAGCCAGCTTCAGTGGAGCTGCCCTTGTGCTTAAAGTATCCTACAGTGGcatgaaagaaaggaggaaaaattgtGCTTGCATATGACTgtaattttgattaaaaaaaatcaaaggaaattaaatgtcTCAGGAGCTTAAGATGTTCATATCTAGTTTCTCAAATATTCTTGTGTGAGAAAAagatggtatttaaaaaaacaaaccactgtgCATTTTCTGCAcatcttttcccattttgtctTCTCataggagaaagagaaaacctcCCATCCTCTGACTGGCATTTGCTTCAACAAAGAATGTGAAGTaagcaattttcttcttttttcttcaagctAATTGGCCGTTATTTAGTTAATTGACGATTGGTTTCAATTGCTGTCAAATGGGGACAGTCACTGCATTTTTGCAAGATTTCTAAACACAAGCCTTCCATCACTCTACCCTGCCCAGCGCTAGCCATGTTAACAAAGACTATTGCAAGTGTATCATCCAATTagcagcaaaatggaaaactaCAGTGCTCCCACTGGAAGATTATGGTTTATGTACAGTAATTTGGAGCTGTTTCGGGTACAAAAGGCCTGCTTGTACACAGCAGCAGAGGGTCAGATTGCAAACAGAACCGGAACATTTACTCTGGCTCTCTTAGGAAGCAAGTTAACCTCGCTCTGAGCAGCAGGAGCCAACAGCCCGCAGACTCCCTTGAAACGGAGGGACAGAAACAGTggggagacagaagaaaagacacTAAAAAACTCCCTCACCCCTGATTTTTCCCTTGGCTGTGAGGCTCGTGATAACAAGCCGCAGCAGAAGCGCTGCTTGCTGTACGTGAGTTTGCGGTTGAGCCCACGTACAGCCAGACACCGGCCTGATGGTGCACACCAGCCTGACAGCCATCCCCCATGAGCATCACAGACAGTAATCCCCTCCCTGGAGCATCCTGCAGTTCAGCAATAACTACCACGGTGGTGATTTCTCATGACAAATAGCGGAAACAAAACCACCTCTCTGTAACGTGCTCAGTTACCATGACAAATTCCCTCCCCATTTTTCCAGCACTAAAGCAGACCACCTCATTCACCTGACTGGCTTGGCACAGAATTGTGCCTCTTTGTCTTGACTGACATCTGCTTAATTCCTTGGCTGCAGCTTCAGAAAGGTGCTGCACAGTGGGAAAGGCGTCCTCCTTGCCAAATAAAAGTAGATCCCACGTGAGCTGTTTGCTGAAGCTGAAGTGCTCTGCTTGCTCCTGAATACTAAGCCGCTGCTCACCTTTTGCAAGAGGTTGTTCCCACCCATCACTTGCCTTGAGTTTAATCCAACATGTGTCTTTCCTACTCGTTTAAAAaagagctggggaggagaaCTGCAGAGAGAAGCTCTGAATGAGGAATGCTAGCAAATGTGCTCCTGATTTGAGGGCATTAcaattaaaatgtacttttctgAGCTTGGCAAGTCCGCATGCCAACCCAACTGGGTATGGACAGGACTTCTATCAGCACATCAGTTCAAAATACAGTGCAAATTGGCCATTGTGTTATCTTTGCTGGCAAATTCTTTAATAAGGTACTGAGGAAGGGCAAGTTAAATTTGGGAGAGGGCTGAGTGCCCGAATTAAAACTGATCTTTTCTAGCTCATATAGTCAATCCTATGGAAAATTTATAAATAAGTATTGAATTCTAAAGCCAGTTTTTTCCCGTCTCTCAGCTGTCCTCTTTGTCCATCCttgcaatgaaaataattcGAATGAGTTCCGAGAAGTGCAATGTTATGAACATATTGTTACACAAACCAGatgaaaaaataagtatttgtgTGAAATAGTATTTCAATCTCAGCTTAATTCAGAAGTCTGGGAAGATGGCACGTAC is a window from the Buteo buteo chromosome 22, bButBut1.hap1.1, whole genome shotgun sequence genome containing:
- the FGF13 gene encoding fibroblast growth factor 13 isoform X3 — its product is MSGKVIKPKEEKDASKEPQLKGIVTKLYSRQGYHLQLQADGTIDGTKEEDSSYTLFNLIPVGLRVVAIQGVQTKLYLAMNSEGYLYTSEHFTPECKFKESVFENYYVTYSSMIYRQQQSGRGWYLGLNKEGEIMKGNHVKKNKPAAHFLPKPLKVAMYKEPSLHDLTEFSRSGSGTPTKSRSVSGVLNGGKSMSQNEST